The following are encoded in a window of Spodoptera frugiperda isolate SF20-4 chromosome 3, AGI-APGP_CSIRO_Sfru_2.0, whole genome shotgun sequence genomic DNA:
- the LOC118274217 gene encoding pro-resilin produces MKAFVACIALALVACASAEAPSGYNYNRPSGGGGGGFHGGIGGGSGGGYQAVSTGYQTSEGQNVDPQLLEQIRSILLKEEASSGSGGGHGGHGAPSSSYGVPSSSYGAPSTSYGVPSARVVGVVLEGVRQGIQVAQYEQQSYSSSSGGGYPAAIPSGSYGAPY; encoded by the exons ATGAAAGCCTTCGTAGCG TGCATAGCCCTCGCGTTGGTGGCGTGTGCCAGCGCTGAAGCCCCCTCGGGCTACAACTACAACCGTCCctccggcggcggcggcggtggcttCCACGGTGGAATCGGCGGTGGCAGCGGCGGCGGCTACCAGGCTGTCTCCACTGGCTACCAGACCTCCGAGGGACAGAATGTCGACCCCCAGCTCCTTGAGCAGATCCGCTCCATCCTCCTGAAGGAAGAAGCTTCCTCTGGCTCTGGCGGTGGTCACGGTGGACACGGAGCTCCCTCCTCCTCCTACGGTGTGCCATCATCCTCCTACGGTGCCCCCTCCACCAGCTACGGCGTCCCATCTGCCCGCGTCGTCGGAGTCGTGCTTGAGGGAGTCCGTCAGGGTATCCAGGTCGCTCAATACGAACAGCAGTCATACAGCTCCTCCAGCGGTGGTGGCTACCCAGCGGCCATCCCCTCCGGCAGCTACGGCGCtccttactaa